One segment of Cetobacterium sp. NK01 DNA contains the following:
- a CDS encoding DUF11 domain-containing protein: MTYTVTVENKGAVAVKGLVITDAIKDITTEFADGSNAQAFASWTIDGVVSTEDLSTTINLDKDESKVFTIAGTLKPGAIGTVANTASYTYKTNAPVISNEVISVPADPATGDIKIKKQLIKQHMFQRILSHIL, translated from the coding sequence ATCACATATACTGTAACAGTAGAAAACAAAGGTGCTGTAGCTGTTAAAGGATTAGTTATCACTGACGCAATTAAAGATATCACAACAGAGTTTGCGGATGGAAGTAATGCACAAGCTTTCGCATCTTGGACTATAGACGGTGTAGTATCTACAGAAGATTTAAGCACAACAATCAACTTGGATAAAGACGAAAGTAAAGTATTTACAATAGCAGGAACACTTAAACCGGGAGCAATAGGAACAGTAGCAAATACAGCAAGCTATACATACAAAACAAATGCTCCTGTTATCTCTAACGAAGTTATTTCAGTCCCTGCAGATCCAGCAACTGGAGATATCAAAATCAAAAAGCAGTTGATAAAGCAACATATGTTTCAGAGGATACTATCACATATACTGTAA
- a CDS encoding DUF11 domain-containing protein — MTYTVTVENKGAVAVKGLVITDAIKDITTEFADGSNAQAFASWTIDGVVSTEDLSTTINLDKDESKVFTIAGTLKPGAIGTVANTASYTYKTNAPVISNEVISVPADPATGDIKIKKAVDKATYVSEDTITYTVTVENKGAVAVKGLVITDAIKDITTEFADGSNAQAFASWTIDGVESTEDLSATINLDKDESKVFTIAGKLNLGAIGTVANTASYTYKTNAPVISNEVISVPADPATGDIKIKKAVDKATYVSEDTITYTVTVENKGAVAVKGLVITDAIKDITTEFADGSNAQAFASWTIDGVESTEDLSATINLDKDESKVFTIAGKLNLGAIGTVANTASYTYKTNDPVISNEVISVPADPATGDIKIKKAVDKATYVSEDTITYTVTVENKGAVAVKGLVITDAIKDITTEFADGSNAQAFASWTIDGVESTEDLSATINLDKDESKVFTIAGKLNLGAIGTVANTASYTYKTNDPVISNQVISTQQLGDPNSLKIIKTVDKDTFDNGDSNIPLTYTIRLQNDGPTNFTNVSIKDFISEISGINSKGEIVNPFNGKWNIEISSYQGVFGAFLEKDLDPDKDLNINLSILKGGFIEFKIKTEVIAGFVDDITNRVYLYLDNKEINSSETTTLSGAPLLAITKSVITESEAVLLSKNTEIKTIGNGDKLIYVTKIENNSNITAHNVKVVSDLYNLKVKSGDNFLDLDKIKLLKILSSTGDSVTYEIGTTSGEIIIDNISPNSYVTIEVEGFVNDTAHLTIGELITSVSTAQYNQKNEGNNGRALFSVGLGPIIKSNDVILTPITPKLELVKEISVQNSDKTIYPGDAIEYTLSIKNNTNLNIYKTPEGKSVTITDAINKITSSYETKVFTDIKIQSVLANGNPLDYTGNISDTDDTITLSYIPKQSEVIVTISAKVSENAIFKAEEEITNIFTTSYDNLEAEVSVKANMENAIIINKTTPIKETSVGKFVPYTISVTNNQKNNANNIFLKDILPAGFKYQEDSAILVDSSENKEKIKVEGVRTLNIGPFSVKSGETVEITYLAKVSVGVVNGKYINRAVAINSGGNTISNESTAKVYVIEDKLFQTSTILGKVFNDIDGDGYQDPAEASKIKIYHSNEKQPISIKKVLPGRKSSKEDLSENTEIVYLKLESPEKLQDVRVTTAEGTDITITKDGKVIQNHTGLVKNGMSGQNIVVNRKVMKTKDKKPVYKNVTNKGKEAVIAYYDIPEQIVYVEVITIINTGVQEVGIPGVRLATVEGLIIETDQYGRYHIPEVSSSKGKNFIIKVDPTTLPQGFDFTTENPKVLKLGNVPVKANFGVKNKNTKLSNNKEGR; from the coding sequence ATCACATATACTGTAACAGTAGAAAACAAAGGTGCTGTAGCTGTTAAAGGATTAGTTATCACTGACGCAATTAAAGATATCACAACAGAGTTTGCGGATGGAAGTAATGCACAAGCTTTCGCATCTTGGACTATAGACGGTGTAGTATCTACAGAAGATTTAAGCACAACAATCAACTTGGATAAAGACGAAAGTAAAGTATTTACAATAGCAGGAACACTTAAACCGGGAGCAATAGGAACAGTAGCAAATACAGCAAGCTATACATACAAAACAAATGCTCCTGTTATCTCTAACGAAGTTATTTCAGTCCCTGCAGATCCAGCAACTGGAGATATCAAAATCAAAAAAGCAGTTGATAAAGCAACATATGTTTCAGAGGATACTATCACATATACTGTAACAGTAGAAAACAAAGGTGCTGTAGCTGTTAAAGGATTAGTTATCACTGACGCAATTAAAGATATCACAACAGAGTTTGCGGATGGAAGCAATGCACAAGCTTTCGCATCTTGGACTATAGACGGTGTAGAATCTACAGAAGATTTAAGCGCAACAATCAACTTGGATAAAGACGAAAGCAAAGTATTTACAATAGCAGGAAAACTTAACTTAGGAGCAATAGGAACAGTAGCAAATACAGCAAGCTATACATACAAAACAAATGCTCCTGTTATCTCTAACGAAGTTATTTCAGTCCCTGCAGATCCAGCAACTGGAGATATCAAAATCAAAAAAGCAGTTGATAAAGCAACATATGTTTCAGAGGATACTATCACATATACTGTAACAGTAGAAAACAAAGGTGCTGTAGCTGTTAAAGGATTAGTTATCACTGACGCAATTAAAGATATCACAACAGAGTTTGCGGATGGAAGCAATGCACAAGCTTTCGCATCTTGGACTATAGACGGTGTAGAATCTACAGAAGATTTAAGCGCAACAATCAACTTGGATAAAGACGAAAGCAAAGTATTTACAATAGCAGGAAAACTTAACTTAGGAGCAATAGGAACAGTAGCAAATACAGCAAGCTATACATACAAAACAAATGATCCTGTTATCTCTAACGAAGTTATTTCAGTCCCTGCAGATCCAGCAACTGGAGATATCAAAATCAAAAAAGCAGTTGATAAAGCAACATATGTTTCAGAGGATACTATCACATATACTGTAACAGTAGAAAACAAAGGTGCTGTAGCTGTTAAAGGATTAGTTATCACTGACGCAATTAAAGATATCACAACAGAGTTTGCGGATGGAAGCAATGCACAAGCTTTCGCATCTTGGACTATAGACGGTGTAGAATCTACAGAAGATTTAAGCGCAACAATCAACTTGGATAAAGATGAAAGCAAAGTATTTACAATAGCAGGAAAACTTAACTTAGGAGCAATAGGAACAGTAGCAAATACAGCAAGCTATACATACAAAACAAATGATCCTGTTATCTCTAACCAAGTTATTTCAACTCAACAATTAGGAGATCCAAATAGCCTAAAAATTATTAAAACTGTAGATAAGGATACTTTTGACAATGGAGACAGCAATATTCCATTAACATACACAATTAGATTACAAAATGATGGACCTACTAATTTCACAAATGTTTCAATAAAAGATTTTATTTCTGAAATTTCAGGAATAAATTCAAAAGGCGAAATTGTAAATCCATTTAACGGTAAGTGGAATATAGAAATTTCTTCTTATCAAGGAGTATTCGGAGCATTCTTAGAAAAAGATTTAGATCCAGATAAAGATTTAAATATAAATTTATCTATATTAAAAGGCGGATTTATTGAATTTAAAATAAAGACAGAAGTTATAGCTGGATTTGTAGATGATATAACTAATAGAGTTTATTTATATCTAGACAATAAAGAGATTAATAGCTCAGAAACTACAACTCTTTCTGGAGCACCATTACTTGCTATTACGAAATCTGTTATAACTGAATCAGAAGCTGTTTTACTTTCAAAAAATACTGAGATTAAGACAATTGGTAATGGCGATAAACTTATATATGTTACAAAAATTGAAAATAACTCTAATATTACAGCTCATAATGTTAAAGTAGTTTCAGATTTATATAATTTAAAGGTTAAATCGGGTGATAATTTCTTAGATTTAGATAAAATTAAATTGTTAAAAATTTTAAGTTCTACAGGAGATTCTGTTACTTATGAGATTGGAACTACAAGTGGAGAAATTATCATTGATAACATATCTCCTAATTCATATGTTACTATCGAAGTAGAAGGATTTGTAAATGATACTGCACATTTAACAATAGGAGAATTAATAACTTCAGTTTCAACAGCTCAATATAATCAAAAAAATGAAGGTAATAATGGTAGAGCTTTATTTTCTGTTGGATTAGGACCTATTATTAAAAGTAATGATGTCATTTTAACTCCTATAACTCCAAAATTAGAGTTAGTAAAAGAAATTAGTGTTCAAAACTCCGATAAAACGATTTATCCAGGAGACGCGATAGAATATACTCTTTCTATTAAGAATAATACAAATTTAAATATATATAAAACACCTGAAGGAAAATCAGTAACTATAACTGATGCAATAAATAAAATTACTTCAAGTTATGAAACAAAAGTATTTACTGATATAAAAATCCAGAGTGTTTTAGCTAATGGAAATCCTCTTGATTATACTGGAAATATATCAGATACTGATGATACTATAACTCTTTCATATATACCTAAACAAAGCGAGGTTATTGTAACAATCTCTGCTAAAGTAAGTGAAAATGCTATATTTAAAGCAGAAGAGGAAATAACAAATATATTCACAACAAGTTACGATAATCTTGAAGCTGAAGTTTCTGTAAAAGCAAATATGGAAAATGCAATAATAATTAATAAAACAACACCTATAAAAGAGACATCTGTTGGTAAATTTGTTCCATATACAATAAGTGTAACAAATAACCAAAAGAATAATGCTAACAATATTTTCTTAAAAGATATACTTCCTGCTGGATTTAAATATCAAGAAGATTCAGCAATTTTAGTTGATTCTTCTGAAAATAAGGAAAAAATAAAAGTTGAAGGTGTTAGAACATTAAATATTGGACCATTTAGTGTAAAATCTGGAGAAACAGTAGAAATAACTTATTTAGCAAAAGTTTCTGTAGGAGTAGTAAATGGTAAATATATCAATAGAGCAGTTGCTATTAATTCAGGTGGAAATACAATTTCAAATGAATCTACTGCTAAAGTATATGTTATAGAGGACAAACTTTTCCAAACATCAACTATTCTTGGTAAAGTATTTAATGACATTGATGGTGATGGATATCAAGATCCAGCTGAAGCTAGCAAAATAAAAATATATCATTCTAATGAAAAGCAACCAATATCAATAAAGAAAGTTCTTCCAGGAAGAAAAAGTTCAAAAGAGGATTTAAGTGAAAATACTGAAATAGTTTACTTAAAACTTGAATCTCCTGAAAAACTTCAAGATGTTAGAGTAACAACTGCTGAAGGAACTGATATAACAATTACAAAAGATGGAAAAGTTATTCAAAACCACACTGGACTTGTTAAAAATGGAATGTCTGGACAAAACATTGTTGTTAACAGAAAAGTGATGAAAACTAAAGATAAAAAACCAGTTTATAAAAATGTAACAAATAAAGGTAAAGAAGCTGTTATAGCTTATTACGATATTCCTGAACAAATTGTTTATGTTGAAGTAATTACAATTATAAATACAGGAGTTCAAGAAGTTGGAATACCAGGAGTTAGATTAGCTACAGTTGAAGGACTAATTATTGAAACTGATCAATATGGTAGATATCATATTCCTGAGGTTTCATCTAGTAAAGGTAAAAACTTTATAATCAAAGTTGATCCAACAACTTTACCTCAAGGTTTTGATTTTACTACAGAAAATCCAAAAGTTTTAAAACTTGGAAATGTACCTGTTAAAGCTAACTTTGGAGTAAAAAACAAAAATACTAAACTAAGCAACAATAAGGAGGGGAGATAG